The genomic DNA ATTTTTTTGACGATATTCCGCGCAATCCGTCCGATTTCCGGGACATGCATTTTTTCCCAGTTAACTACATGGATGTCAGCAAGGTTTCCTGGGGCGCGGGCGGCAGGGAAGGTCGAATGGAGCGAAACAAGGATGGTGACTGGGAGATTATTGGCAATACCAGGGAGAAAGTCGACCAGGCCAAAGTAATCTCATTCTTGCGTTCTCTTGGAGAGTCCAAGGTGGAGAGGTTTTATAATGACCTCCCGCTTAGCGAAACAAAACTTGTCTCCTCTCTGGAGATAATGGAGAAAGAGACGAAAAGAAGTTATGGATTATACGACTATGGCGACAGGGTTTACGGGTTAAGCAGTTTCCAGGAAAACACGTTCAGGATATCCCGGCGCGATTTCGACAAGCTGGTAAAGAGGCCCGATGATTTTATTGATCGGAAAATATTCAAGGTGCTCCAGGCGGAGATATCAAAACTCTCCATCCATTACGAGGGGGAGAATTATCTGCTTGAAAAAAGCGGAAGCAAGTGGAAGATGAACTCGCCACAGAAGGGCGAAGTATCCATAAGGAGAGTTGGACAGCTGATTTCATCGGTATTAAGCAGTGAATACGTGAAAATGGAAGAAGGAAAAGCAAATACCGGTAGCAGCGGCTCCCCCAGCGTTCCTCTCGCTGTAATCTCCATGACGGATGCGTCCGGCAAAAGCGCGCATGAAATAACAGTCATGGGCTTTACAAGGGATAAGACGATGCTTAAGGCAAGAGTAAAAGGGAGGGATATTTTGTATTACCTCCCGGAAAGTTTCCTCAAGAATATTTCAATGGATAAGCTTGAAGGATTGATCATATGAGCGAAGCGAAAGAAGAGCTGATAATAAAAGATAGACGGCACTGGGTTCTTGAGGAAGCGAACGAAAAGAGCCGGAATGATTCAGTCGTCGAGGCCGATATTGAACGTCTCCCTACATATGTGCAACAGCTACAACTTCAGGCCGAGGAGCACGACAAAAAACTCAAGGAGTATATTGCCGCGTACAAAGAGAAAATGGTCGAGAACGATCAGTTCAGGGCAAGGCTTGAGAAAGATGTCAATAGAAGGGTTGAGCAGGGGATAGGGAGCCTGATGAAACAGATAGTGCCGGTGCTGGACAATCTTGATCTTGCCGTTGCCTCTGCGGATGGCGCGAAAGACGCGGAAAAGATGAGGGAGGGGCTAGTACTTATCAGGAATTCCATGGTAAATATTCTTAAGAATTCAGGTGTTATGGAAGTAGAGTGCATGGGAAAAACGTTTAATCCCGCCGTCGCGGAAGCTGTAGCCAGCGTTGCCGTTGAGAATGAGGATGAAGACAATATTGTAATCGAAGTGCTGCAATCTGGTTATATGCTGAACGAACTGCTGATCAGGCCTGCGCGCGTGAAAGTAGGAAAGTACGAAAAGCGATGATTAAAAGGGATTATTATGAAGTTCTTGGGGTAGAGAGAAACTCGGATAAATCGGAGATCAAAAAGGCCTACAGGAAGGCCGCGATGAAATATCACCCCGATAAAAATCCCGGCGACAAGGAAGCTGAAGAGAAATTCAAGGAATCATCGGAGGCATATGAAGTTCTTCATGACGATGAAAAACGGAGGCTCTACGACCAGTTCGGCCATGACGGTTTAAAAAGGACGGGATTCAGCGGATTTCGCGGCGCGGAAGATATCTTTTCCGCCTTTGGCGACATTTTCGGCGACATTTTCGGCGGAGGCTTCTCCGGCGGATTCGGAAGAAGAAAACAGCAGGGGCAGGGGGGAGACCTTCGATACGATCTGGAGATATCCCTTGAGGATGCGGCCCGCGGGATGGACAAGGAGATAACTGTTGTCAAGAATATCCTCTGTCCCGTTTGCGAAGGGTCCTGTTCCGCAGAAGGGTACGGGCCTACAACATGCTCGACGTGCAACGGGCAGGGGCAGGTTGCACGGAGGCAGGGATTTTTCTCGTTTGCCGTAACATGCCCGAAATGCAACGGACAGGGGCAGGTGATTAAAAATCCGTGTAAAAAGTGCGGCGGCACCGGCGTTGAAATGAAAGAGAGAAAACTTCGGGTAAAGGTTCCGGCAGGGATCGAAAGCGGGCAAAACCTCCGACTCACAGGCGAAGGGGAACCGGGCAAATACGGCGCGCGTAACGGCGATCTCTTTGCCGTAGTCCATATACGCCAGCATGACAACTTCGAGCGTCACGGCGACGATCTCGTATGCCAGTTGCCGATCTCGTTTGCGCAGGCGGCTCTTGGCGCGGACATGGAAATAAAAACGCTTCTTGATGAAGCTACTATAAAGATCCCGCCGGGCACGCAGTCTCAGTCATTGTTGAGGGTAAAGGGCGAGGGGATGCCGATGCTCCAAAGAAAAGGGAGAGGCGATCTTATCGTTCAGGTGATAGTTAAAACACCCGAAAACCTCACGGGCGAACAGGAAGAGATATTAAGAAAGTTTGCGGAAATATCGGGCGATAGCGTGAAAGGGAAGAACAAGGGGGTCTTCGAAAAACTTTTCCGTTAAGCTCCCATCAGAGCCGTGGCGAAGAGGCCACAGTTATATCAGAATTTCAACTGCCAGAAGAATGAGCGCTATTCCCAGAAACCACTGAAACCTGTCAACGTATGTTGTAAATTTCGTAGAAGAGATATCGCTTTTCTCAAGGGCGCGGATAGATTCTATTATCGGATTGATGTTGAATACGCCGCCGGATGACGATATGAAAAGCGCATCGGTGATGTTGGCCACTTCATTCAGGGCGTCGCTGTTTTGCCGCGTAAAGACAGTGTTCCCGGAACTGTCCTTTTTATATCCAGCTAGATCGCCGTTATTATCCTTTATCGGTATAGGCGCTCCTGTTTCGCTTCCAAGCCCGACCGTATAGATCCTTATTTTCTTTTTTGCCGCTTCCCTCGCCGTTTCAGCGGGATTCCCTTCATTGTCTTCCCCGTCCGTAATAAGCACGATCACCTTTGATTTGGATTGGCTCTGCTCAAGGAGTGTTATCCCTTTTTTCATAGCTCCTGAAATATCGGTTCCGGAAAGAGGGGCGGAGCTGAAGCTGATGGAGTTGAGAAACATTTTAAATGTGGAAATGTCGAGCGTGAGCGGACATTCCACGCCGCTGGAGCCCGCAAACACAAGAAGGCCCACCCTGTTTCCGGCGAAGGTATCGGCAAGCCGCTCGATCTCTTTTTTGGCCTTGGCAAGGCGGCTTGGAGCAACATCCTCCGCGGCCATGCTCAGCGAGATATCGAGCATCACGAGGATATCTATCCCGACACGCTTCACTTCCTTTGGCTCAACACCGAACTGGGGCCGCGCAAGAGCGACAATAAGAACTGTAAGCGATGTCATGAGCAGGGCAAATTTCAAGAACCTTTTCCACCTGTCGGCGCCGGAGAGGAGCTTTGGGAGGAGTGAAGAGTCGGCGAATTTCTCAAGACGCTTTGCGAACTCCTTGTTGAAAAGCCAGAATAGAAGAACGAGCAAAGGCACAATTGCCAAAAGATATAGCCATTCATGACTGCCGAATTTTATCATTCGTGAAGACTCCTCAGGAACCTGTTACGCAAGATCCATTCGAAAAGAAGAGGGAAGAGCGCAAGCCCGGCGAGCCAAGTGAACTGTTCCGTATATTCATAATAGATATTGCTTTTCACTTCGGATTTTTCCAGGTGGTCGATCTCGTCATATATCCCTGTAAGTTCCTTTTCGTTGCGAGCGGCATAATACCTGGCCCCTGTTTTAGACGCTATTTCGCGTAACAGCGCTTCGTCTATTTCACTTTTTACCGAAACTTTCCTTTTTCCGTATCGCGGATCGTCGATGGTTTGCTGAAAGATCCCTTCTCTGCCAACCCCGATCGTGTAGACTTTTATCTTCTCGGCAATCGCAAGCTCGGTCGCCGACCGCGGATCTATAAGCCCCCGGTTGTTCACGCCGTCCGTCAGGAGGATTATGATTTTGCTTGTCGCCTTTGAATCCCTCAGGCGGTTGATGCCGTTGGCGATCGCCATTCCGATCGCAGTGCCGTCCTCCAGAAGTCCGCTGTGAACCGGCGCGATGAAGGATCTGAGGACGTCGTAATCGAGGGTAAGCGGACATCTGGTGAAGCTGGTGCCGGCAAAGAGTATAAGCCCTATTCTGTCATTCACCCGGTTGCCGATGAATCTCGAAATTGCGTTTTTTGCGGCTTCCAGCCGAGAGGGCTGCATATCCATTATGTCCATGCTGGTCGACGTATCAAGGGCAAGATAGATATCGATACCCTCGCGGGTAATTTCCCGGTACCCCTGCCCGGTCTGCGGGCGCGCTATGGCGAAGATAAGGAGCAGTATCGCAAAGATTCTCAGCGTAAAAGGGAGAGGGCGCAGGCGCGTAATCCCGGATGGAGCTATCGCTTTTATCCTCCCGATGGAGGAGTACCGAATCCCGCTCTTCTTTGCTCTGAATCTCCTCCGGTACAGGATCGCCAGAAACGGGACCAATGCCAATAAAAGCAGGAAGTAAGGGTGTGCAAATCTCATAAATTATAAATCCATTTCCGATTAATTGGCTATTCTAAAGCTCTTTTGCTATAATAAGAACACAAGATGTTCAGCAGAGCGCTTTTTTTTGGCGCCTAATAACCGTTGACAAGCGGTTTTTTAATCTGCTACCTTGTCGCTGTATCTGGGGACGGGCTATTTCCAGCAGATGGAAAATGTTCCGCAATATTTTCGCAGTTAATCTACGGATCAAAAATAATGAATAATTCTAATTCAGGAAACAGAAGCCAGCGCCCAGGCGGCCCTCCGCACGGCAAACCGAGAGGCTCACAGGGGCCGCAGGGAAGAAGCAGACCCGTATCTTCAAACTATCAGGTAGATCTTTTTCATCACCAGATAGGCGCCAAGGCGGGACAGCAGCCGAGCGGCCACACGAGACCCTCTTCGGGCGGTGGTCCTCGATATGGACAGTCCAAGGGGATTAATGCGCGCCCCGCACAAGGGAGGCATCAGGCACCAAGACCTAAGGGTCCGGTTGGTCCATCGAAATCACAGAGAAAAGGGTACACGGTACACAATTTCGAATTGAAGGACGAACTCTACAAGAACTTCGAGGAAAAGCTGAAGGAGACTTCCAAAACTCCGAAGGAAGTCATTAACCAGCTGATAAGCTTTTTCAACATGGGTAAAATCAAGATTTAGCATCTTGGTGCAAAAAACACTCCAACCGGCACTTCTCAACTTGCATTTACGCTGATCTATGGATGAGCGTCTTCACGTCTATCCCACACGCTTAAAGGTCGAGGAGGTCGAGGCCGAAAGGTATCGCTCAGCCGGGGCTGTTTTCAGCAAACACCTGATAAGCATTTTCGAATTGGAAGGTCGGCTCGCCCGCGACCTCGTGCCATATAATCCGATAAGCGAAGTCGAGAGATGGCTTCTCATCAATCAGTCGATAATTTCCGAAAAATCGCTCGGAAGGGATAGAGCGATGGCCCCCCTCATATCAAGTGACGGATTCGTAAGATCCGTTGGGGAATTGATCCAGCAGATAAAACTCGGTCTTGTCGATTCAGCCGATCTTGAAAAAATAAACGGGTTTGCCCCCGGCAAGGAGGGGTGGATAAAAAAGGTATTTGCCGCCTATCAAAAATTGCTTCGAACCGAGGGGCTTTACGATTCCGCGGATATCAGCATGGAGCTTGTCAAAAAACTCCATGACGGAGTGGCTCCTCCTGCATGGTTGAGGAGTTTCAGCGGAATTGATTTTTTCGATATCTATCACTACACACCTTTCCGTTTCGAAATGATTACCCGGCTTGCTGAAGTGGTAAATATAGTTGTTCATTTCCCGTTGCCGGATGAGAGGCGGAAGGCGTTTGATTTTGTGGAACGGGACATTCAGAAATTCCAGAGCCTGGCCGGTATGGAAGGGAAGCTTGAGCTTGCGTTTGATTCTCTCCCAGGAGACGATCCCGGGAATAAGAAAAAAACCGCGCTTGATATCCTTGCAGGGCAGATATTCTCAGAAGAGGCGGGGGATGCCGAAGAGGAAATATCCGATAGCGTAGAGGTGGTAAAAAATTCCGGCAGATACCGGGAGATAGAGGAAGTCGCCTCAAGGATAATGGATCTCAAGGAGAGCCGGAGGAGTTGGTCTGATTTCTGTCTTGTATTCCGCCAGACAGGGAGCTACGCGAATATAGTGGAAGATGTTTTCCGCCGCGCCGGGATACCTGTCTATATAAGACGCGGATTGCCCGTAAAGAACAATCTTCTTGTAAAGACGATTCTTGGAATTTTCAGGATAATCGAAACCGGGTATGACCGGGATGAAATAGTAAAACTTATGACTTCCGATTACTTCGATATCGGCCTCTCCCGTGAATTTGCGAGATATCTTGAAAAAATATTCATGGATGCCGGAATCATCAGCGGTCCTCCCTCCTTGCTGGAAAAGAAATGCGCCGCTTATTTGAAACGGGGCATTGAAATGGATGGTGTGCCGGTAGCGGCAGAAACAGTCGACGATATTTCCGCGGGACTAAAAAAGGTATTTTCCATACTGAAGGAAGTTGAAAAACTCTCCCGCGCATCGAAAGCGGGGGAGACCATAGCGATATTCAGGAAGCTGCTAAAAATATTTTCTCCCAGGGCGATCCAGTTCGGCTTCCCGTTCTTCACAAGAGACCTCTTCTGCAAGGGGAGGTTCTATGAAGTAGTGGAGGAAGCTGAAAATGCGGTCAAGGAGCATAAGCTGGGGGAGTCCCGCTTCGGATGGGGGGATCTAAGGAGGTTGCTTTTCAACTCGCTTGGAAACGCGGAGCTTCCCGAATGGTCTGAGAAGAATCATGTCTACGCGCTCAATATCCATGAGCTGGCAGGGAGGAGGTTCCCTTACATTTTTGTTTGCGGTCTGCACGACGGGGAGTTCCCGCTTAAATCGGAGCATGGGGCTGTGCTTTCAGAATCTGAAAAAAAGCTTTTCAATGAAAAACACTCTGAAACCGTCCTCGCCCGAATGGCCGAGAGGAAAATGGGGAGGCAGGTTTTCAGCAGGCTCGGAGAGACGTGGGACGAAGAATCTTTCCTCTTCTTTCTTGCCGTACGTTCCGCGAGGGAGAAAATATATTTTTCATACTCCACGCACGACCTGAACGGAAAGGAACTCGGCAAGTCGACCTTTCTTTACGATATAAAAACGGTCTTACCTGCGCTTGCCGAAACAGCGACGAGGTCTGTCGCGCTTGAGAAGGGATATTTCGAGCAGATAGACCACCCGGCGCGTGAGGCAAAGCTGTTGCGCGACATTTTCAATACGCCAGAGGAAAACGCCGGAGCGTTGGCTGATTACTACAGAAGCGTGGTTGGCCATCCGGTCACGGGAAAGAGTTTCATAAACTCGTGCGAAAGGAGCATGATAGAAAGGGAGCGGGACAAATTTTATTCGTCTGCCGAGCCTGACGTCCGGGCAAACGCGTCAAGCGTATATACCGGCAAGGTTGGGGAGATGCCATTGCTCTCGGGATACGTTGAGAAGGAAGCGCGGAAAGGATTTTCCGCAACCGCGATCGAGAGGTTTGCAAATTGCGCGTTTCGCTATTTCATGGACAGGCCGCTCCAGGTAAAGCCGCAGGAGCTGCCAAGGGCCGATATTGAAAGGACCGTGAAGGGGAGCATCGCGCATGAGATCCTAGAGATATATTATGCGCCAAAGGGGAAATTCAAGGTTCGCTCATCTCTTGAGCCTCGAAATGCGAGGGAGAAAAGGTTGAACACCGTTGCCGAAAAGGTATTTGCAAAGTGGGAGAAGTCCGAACTGAAAGGGGAGCCTGCCATCTGGGAGATAACCAAGGAGCAGATAAGGAGGGCGCTCTCGCTTTATCTCCGCTCCGAAGAGACAGCGTTCGAAAAGGAGCCCTTCACTGTGGTGGCTACCGAATTGAAGTTCGGCCCGGATGAACCCTTCTCCGTATCATTAAAACTGCCGGGCGGGGAGATGTCTTTCAACGGCCTTATCGACAGGATTGATCTTCTGGACGCGAAAGGGATGCTGAGGGTAGTTGATTACAAATATTCGAGCAACACATCGAAGTTCTCAAAATTGGTGAAGAGTGAAAAATATGGCGAAGAGAGTTTTCAGGTTCCTGTATATCTTCTCGCCGCGCTGAATTTGGCAGAAAGAAAGGAAGAGTTCTCCGAAATCAAAACGGCGGTGGCAAGCTACATCACCTTGAAGAAGGAGCCGAAGGAATCGGCTGTATCGCCAACGGCCTCGCTGTCGTCGGGTGACGGCGATTTCTCCTTCGATAACGCGGAATTCCTCTCGAGGTTTGAGAATATCAGAACGAAGATGAATTCGGGCGATTTTTCCGTTACGCCGAAGGATTGTGTTTTTTGCAAATACCGAAGGGCATGCAGGTACAGAGAGGTTATGAGCGTTGAACTTGGAGAGTAGCAGGGCAGAGGAGATAGTAGGGTTCGAAGGGGACACCTGCGTTCGCGCCTCGGCGGGGACGGGGAAGACCTTTATTCTCGTCGAGAAATTCATGCACATCCTGAAAGAGAAAACCGACGACAGTTATACGAAGATAGAAAATATCCTCGCGATAACCTTTACCGACAAAGCAGCGGAGGATATGCGGAAGAGGATAGGGGACAAAATATATGAAGAGGTGCGCGAGCTTGAAAAGCGGGAGAGAACAAAGGAAGAGGAAAAACTGCTAAGGCATCTTCGCACGGCAAGGAGGCTGTTGACGAAGGCGTACATCTCAACGATTCACTCCTTCTGCGCGAGGATATTAAGGGAGAATCCGCTGGAGGCAGGGATAGACCCGCAGTTTGAGATACTTGACGCGCAGAGGACTGGCGCGTTGCAGTCCAGATCGCTTGAACGTTTCCTTCTGGATAAACTGAGGAGAGGCGACAAGCCGGTTGCCGAACTTGCATACAGGTTCGGATTCGATTCGGATTTCGCGTTTGAGAGTTCGCTTTTCAGCCTCGTATTGAGCCTCCTCCCTTTGATGAGAGCGGCGGGAGTAGATATTTTCTCCGAAAGGGCCTTGCTGTCCGAGTATTCGGAAAAGCTGGATGATGCTGAGAAAATGCTTTCAGAACAAAAGAAGCAGTGTGCGTCCATTCTAAACGGGATGTCGGCTGAAATTTCAACCGAGAAACAGAAGGTGATAATGGAAATGCTTGTGAGTGGGATTTCCGCTCTTTCACCCTCAAGCGATATTGGGAATGAGGACACGCGGAAAAGCGTAAGCGGTATGAAATCTGCCATCAACCTGAATACCTTTAAAGGTAAAAAAGATGGCAATCTAAAGGCGCTGGCAACCGAGCTAAAAGAGACGCTGGAATTATATGAAATGACGGTTGTCTCTTCTCTCGCGCGTGAATCAGCCAGGCAGATAGCCGAGCTTGTCGGAGAGTTTTATCAGTACATGGAATCGTCCGTGAAGAACAGGGGCTTGCTTGATTTTGACGACTTGCAGGAGATGACCCTCTGGCTTTTCAGGCGAAATGAAAGGATACTCGCGTATTACAGAAAAATGTTCCGCAATGTGCTGGTAGACGAGTTTCAGGATGTGAACGGTCTGCAGAAAATGATAGTGGAACAACTTGCCCCTCCCGGCGAAGGGAAACTTTTCGTGGTGGGGGACGTAAAGCAGGCGATATACGGATTTCGCGGGGGAGACCTTGAGGTGTTCGACGAAACCGAAAGAGCGATTGTAGAGAATGGCGGCGGGCTTTTCCGCCTGAATGTAAACAGGCGTTCAAATCCCGGTCTTGTGAAATTCGTGAACAGCTACTTCGGAAGATATGAGAAGAGCGTTTTCGACGCTGGTGATGAATGCGTATCTATGATGGATGAAACCGAAGTTTCGCCGGTGGAGTACTATACCTTCTCTGATGAAGAGAGCGCCGACAAGAGGCGGTTCAGCGAAGCAAATTTTATCGCGTCGCGAATAAACCGGCTGGTAGGTGAAAACAAGGCAAAGTTTTCCGACATGGCGATCCTTCTGCGAAAGTTTACCCCCCTCCCTATATACGAGGCCGCGCTTTCCCGGAATGGAGTGAGATACGCGGTACACAGGGGAACAGGATTCTACAAGAGCCAGGAGGTGGCGGATCTTATTTCGATTCTCTCCTTCATTGATAATCCCGGCGACATAGTATCCTGGGTCGGCGCGGTGCGCTCCCCATACTGCGGATGTTCGGACAGGACCCTTTTCACGCTGAGGAGGGATGGTGAAGGAAAAACGGTCGAGCCGTACCGCCTCTTTTCAAGGGATGCCTATCTCCCCCCGCTTGATGAAGGGGAGGGGGAGAAATTCTCCGCCTTTGCGGAATGGGTCACTTTATTGATAAATCTGAAGGACAGGATGGCGGTATCGGAAATAATCGAAACTGTTCTGGAAAAGAGCAGGATAACCGGCCTTCTTGGAGCGCAGAACGACGGTCTGCAAAAAGTTGCCAACGTGCTGAAGCTTATCGAAACCGCGAGGATGATGGAGCAGGAGCCGGGATTTACGCTGAAAAATTTCGTAAGGCACATCACGCGACTCTATGAACAGGAGGAGAGGGAATCCGAGGCAGTTGTCGTATCGGAAGAGGAGAATGCTGTAAAGATAATGACCGTGCATCAGAGCAAAGGGCTGGAATTCGGCATTGTATTCCTGCCGGACATTGGATCAAGCGGGAAGCGCGGAGGAGGATCGGCGATATTCCATAAGCGTAAAGGCTTGGCGGTAAAATATGTCGAGAAGGAAACCTTGTCATCCCATTCAGGGATCGTCTTTGAATCCACTAAGGAAGAGATAGAAGAAAAAGAGAAGAGCGACGCGAAGAGGCTTTTCTACGTCGGCTGTACCAGGGCGAAGGATATGCTGGTGCTTAGCGGATGCCCGGACCCGAAAAAGAAGAGGAGTGAAGCTTTGTCGGGCCTGGATGAATTGATGGAGCGCGAACCCTCCCTGTTCAATATCGTTTCCATACCCGTTGCAACTATGGAGGAGATAAGGGAACAGCGAACCCCATATGATGTATTGTCCGCCGGAGAAGAGCCGAAGAATACTGAATTGGGCAAAGGGGGCGAAGGGGTTGCGCCAATGGAACCCGCAGATGAAAGGAAAGAGGTCTTTGTCGATACAAGGAGCCTCGCCTCGTTCGCGAAATGTAAAAGGGAGTACATGCTTGGGAGATTGTACAGCGTGCCGGCAGAGAGGAGTTATCATGGCGGGCGCGGAGGGCGCAAGGGTGTTTACGAAGCGATGGAGATCGGCAACGCGATACACGCGATTCTTGAAAAGCTCGATCTTGAGGTCCCGCAAGATGAAATGAGGACAGAAATTATCAAAATGGCGAAAAGGGAATTGCCTCTAGCATCAGAGGCGGAACTCCTGAAAGTTTCGCAAAAGCTGGAACGACTTTTTAAAACTCCGCTCTTTGAAAAAATTCGAAGCGGTGAAATGGAAGAAAAAGGGAGAGAGGTGCCGTTTACTGCAAGATTCGGCAGGGATGGAGATGCATTTTTCCTCAAAGGGCAGGTCGATCTCCTGCTAAGGAGGGGCGAAACGGGGGTGATGATCGTCGATTACAAATACGCTGTGAGGGGCGAAAGCGAGACGACTTATCGCTTTCAGGTGGAGGCGTACGCGGTTGCCGCGGAGCGCGTTCTCGGTGTCGAGGAGATCGTGTGCGCGATAGTCTATCTTGGCGGCGAAGAGCCGGAGTGTGTGGAATGGAAAATGGATACAGTGAAACTTCAAAAAGCTGAGGAGGCGATAACCGGTTCCATGAAAATGATTTCGGAGATGGAGAGGAGCCTTAGGGGAACTGAAGGGATACCCGACGCCGACTTTTCAAATATCCTTGGCGAGAGCGGAGCGGAAATAAAGTGTCCCGACGGAAACTGCGGCTATCATGCTGTCTGCTTCAGCGGTGAATAGGGAAGAGCGTGTTTCATTCCTGCCGCGCAATGCGATAGGGTTAAGCTACTGGATATTGTGATGCTTTCCTTCGTGTTCGATGATGGAGATGCTCTTTGGGCTTTTCAGAAGCTCAATTGATCTCTTGCAGATCCCTTCGGGATGGAGGGCGTATTTTTTTCTGGCGCTTTCCTGCGTGGAGTGAGGAACAAAAAGATCGGGAATCCCGATAGAGGCGCCGGCGATCGAGCCGAGCCCTTTGGCGCGCAGCTCTTCAAAAACGCCGGATCCAAACCCGCCGATGAGTGAGTTCTCTTCTACCGTTATGATATTGCCGCAGTGCTTGGCCCATTTTGAGATCATCTCCATGTCGAGAGGTTTTGCGAACCTGGCGTTTATTACCGCCGCGGAAATATTTTCCTTTTCAAGAAGCGCGGCAGCTTTTACGGCATTCACGACGGCATTTCCTATGGCGCAGATCACGATATCGTCTCCCTCATGGATCAGCTCGGCCTTTCCAATATCGATTAACCTGTATTCCTGCTCCAGCGGGATCCCTTCCACATTGCCGCGTGGATACCTTATAGAAGCCGGGCCGTTATGGTTAGCGGCGGTGTACATCATGTGGCGAAGCTCGTTTTCATCTTTGGGCGCCATCAAGGTCATGTTCGGTGTTTCGCGAAGAAAGCTGATATCGAAAATGCCCTGATGCGTGGAGCCGTCGTCACCTACGATTCCCGCCCTGTCGATGGCAAAGGTCACGGGCAAATTCATGTTACAGACGTCGTGGATCACCTGGTCAAAAGCGCGCTGAAGGAAAGTCGAGTATATGGCGACGACCGGTTTGAAACCGTCGGCGGCCAGCGCGGCGGCAAACGTGACCGCGTGCTGTTCGGAAATGCCGACGTCGAAAAACCTGTTGGGGAATTTTTCGGAAAATTCCACAAGGCCGGTTCCGTCTCGCATCGCGGCGGTGATGGCAACTATTTTTTCATCATGCTCGGCAAGATCCACAATAGTTTTTCCGAAAATTGAAGTGTATGTAGGCCTGCTTTTGGATTTTTTCTTTCCTGTGGCGATATCGAACGGCGAGGTTCCGTGGAACGGTCCGGGGTCGGCCTGCGCGGGTGCATAGCCAAGCCCCTTCCTGGTAATGACATGTATGATGCGCGGGCCTGAAAGTTTCCTTATTGCCCTAAAGGAATCTATGAGGGTTTCAAGATTGTGCCCCTCTATGGGGCCGAAATACTTGAAGCCGAAATCTTCAAATATCCTTCCGGGAACAATAATACCTTTTACTGCCTCCTCCACTCTGTGCGCGAAGGTGGCCACCTGTTTACCGATACCGGGTATGAGAGAGAGTATGTGATCCACCTCTTTTTTCATTTTGTTGTATGTCTCGCCGCTTATGATCTTGTTCAGATGTGCAGAAAGGGCGCCGACATTCTCGGAGATAGACATCTCATTGTCGTTGAGTATCACCATCAGGTTCTTTCCAAGCGCGCCTGCGTTGTTAAGCCCTTCAAAGGATAGTCCCGATGTCATCGAACCATCCCCTATGACGGCGAGTACGTCATGCTTTTCCCCTCTCATGTCGCGCGCCGCGGCGAACCCGAGAGCGGCGGAGATGGATGTCCCCGCGTGACCGGTATCGAAGTGGTCGGACGGGCTCTCTTCCCTTCTTGGAAACCCGGAGAGACCACCTTCTTTTCGAAGTGTGTCGAACCTGTCGAGGCGCCCTGTCAGCAGTTTATGGCTGTAGCACTGGTGCCCCACGTCCCAAATGAGCTTGTCTTTTGTAAAGTCGAAAACGGCATGCAAGGCGACAGTAAGCTCCACAACGCCGAGGTTTGGCGAAAGGTGTCCCCCGTTTTCCGAGACGGTTTGAATGATCTTTTCACGAAGTTCCTGCGAGAGCTCTTTCAGTTCGCTCAGGGATAGACCCGCAATGTCGTCGTGTGTTTTGATATTAGGGAGGTGTTTCATCAGTGCGTCCTGCTCCCGATGAAGAGCGCAAGCTCT from Nitrospinota bacterium includes the following:
- the dxs gene encoding 1-deoxy-D-xylulose-5-phosphate synthase; amino-acid sequence: MKHLPNIKTHDDIAGLSLSELKELSQELREKIIQTVSENGGHLSPNLGVVELTVALHAVFDFTKDKLIWDVGHQCYSHKLLTGRLDRFDTLRKEGGLSGFPRREESPSDHFDTGHAGTSISAALGFAAARDMRGEKHDVLAVIGDGSMTSGLSFEGLNNAGALGKNLMVILNDNEMSISENVGALSAHLNKIISGETYNKMKKEVDHILSLIPGIGKQVATFAHRVEEAVKGIIVPGRIFEDFGFKYFGPIEGHNLETLIDSFRAIRKLSGPRIIHVITRKGLGYAPAQADPGPFHGTSPFDIATGKKKSKSRPTYTSIFGKTIVDLAEHDEKIVAITAAMRDGTGLVEFSEKFPNRFFDVGISEQHAVTFAAALAADGFKPVVAIYSTFLQRAFDQVIHDVCNMNLPVTFAIDRAGIVGDDGSTHQGIFDISFLRETPNMTLMAPKDENELRHMMYTAANHNGPASIRYPRGNVEGIPLEQEYRLIDIGKAELIHEGDDIVICAIGNAVVNAVKAAALLEKENISAAVINARFAKPLDMEMISKWAKHCGNIITVEENSLIGGFGSGVFEELRAKGLGSIAGASIGIPDLFVPHSTQESARKKYALHPEGICKRSIELLKSPKSISIIEHEGKHHNIQ
- a CDS encoding UvrD-helicase domain-containing protein → MNLESSRAEEIVGFEGDTCVRASAGTGKTFILVEKFMHILKEKTDDSYTKIENILAITFTDKAAEDMRKRIGDKIYEEVRELEKRERTKEEEKLLRHLRTARRLLTKAYISTIHSFCARILRENPLEAGIDPQFEILDAQRTGALQSRSLERFLLDKLRRGDKPVAELAYRFGFDSDFAFESSLFSLVLSLLPLMRAAGVDIFSERALLSEYSEKLDDAEKMLSEQKKQCASILNGMSAEISTEKQKVIMEMLVSGISALSPSSDIGNEDTRKSVSGMKSAINLNTFKGKKDGNLKALATELKETLELYEMTVVSSLARESARQIAELVGEFYQYMESSVKNRGLLDFDDLQEMTLWLFRRNERILAYYRKMFRNVLVDEFQDVNGLQKMIVEQLAPPGEGKLFVVGDVKQAIYGFRGGDLEVFDETERAIVENGGGLFRLNVNRRSNPGLVKFVNSYFGRYEKSVFDAGDECVSMMDETEVSPVEYYTFSDEESADKRRFSEANFIASRINRLVGENKAKFSDMAILLRKFTPLPIYEAALSRNGVRYAVHRGTGFYKSQEVADLISILSFIDNPGDIVSWVGAVRSPYCGCSDRTLFTLRRDGEGKTVEPYRLFSRDAYLPPLDEGEGEKFSAFAEWVTLLINLKDRMAVSEIIETVLEKSRITGLLGAQNDGLQKVANVLKLIETARMMEQEPGFTLKNFVRHITRLYEQEERESEAVVVSEEENAVKIMTVHQSKGLEFGIVFLPDIGSSGKRGGGSAIFHKRKGLAVKYVEKETLSSHSGIVFESTKEEIEEKEKSDAKRLFYVGCTRAKDMLVLSGCPDPKKKRSEALSGLDELMEREPSLFNIVSIPVATMEEIREQRTPYDVLSAGEEPKNTELGKGGEGVAPMEPADERKEVFVDTRSLASFAKCKREYMLGRLYSVPAERSYHGGRGGRKGVYEAMEIGNAIHAILEKLDLEVPQDEMRTEIIKMAKRELPLASEAELLKVSQKLERLFKTPLFEKIRSGEMEEKGREVPFTARFGRDGDAFFLKGQVDLLLRRGETGVMIVDYKYAVRGESETTYRFQVEAYAVAAERVLGVEEIVCAIVYLGGEEPECVEWKMDTVKLQKAEEAITGSMKMISEMERSLRGTEGIPDADFSNILGESGAEIKCPDGNCGYHAVCFSGE